In Daphnia pulicaria isolate SC F1-1A chromosome 5, SC_F0-13Bv2, whole genome shotgun sequence, a single genomic region encodes these proteins:
- the LOC124341417 gene encoding probable nuclear transport factor 2, whose protein sequence is MALNPQYDAIGQAFAQQYYSTFDERNFGTLINFYNAETSLMTFEGIQIQGAHNIMEKFNSLTFQKIQHIITKVDCQPMFDGGILINVLGQLKTDDDPPHSFSQTFVLKPISDTFFLQHDIFRLGIHSA, encoded by the exons ATGGCCTTAAATCCGCAGTATGATGCCATTGGACAAGCGTTTGCTCAGCAGTACTATTCAACATTCGACGAGCGAAATTTTGGAACCTTGATCAACTTTTACAAT GCTGAAACTTCACTCATGACATTCGAAGGAATTCAGATCCAAGGTGCTCACAACATTATGGAGAAATTCAAT AGCTTAACTTTCCAGAAGATTCAGCACATCATCACTAAAGTTGACTGTCAACCTATGTTTGATGGAGGGATTTTAATCAATGTTCTGGGACAGCTGAAGACAGATGATGACCCACCCCATTCTTTTTCCCaaacatttgttttaaaaCCTATTAGTGATACTTTCTTTTTGCAACATGATATTTTCAGATTGGGAATTCATAGCGCCTAA
- the LOC124341446 gene encoding uncharacterized protein LOC124341446 — protein sequence MMTKCFRMCPLWPLHIILLYVLCVAPLLLMAQHIQVAKPQQQPKQLKVAFGPEMSEKITEGETKMIEFQIANMEDFDDRGSLEVEVTTTDPHIASVQYMGDSKDFSPNTNWTGSFNLTARFLGYTKVVVRLWGNISIGRDAGKDLIAQSEPAKVAVIRAARAIDKAFIYTIAILVSVAFINMGCMLDLEIVKATLKKPIGPAIGFCCQYIFMPLCAFGLAKLFLANNVALQLGLFVTGCSPGGGGSNLWTYILGGNLHLSITMTFLSTLAAFAMMPFWTMTLGRLIFAEGHIVVPYRNIATLAGGLVVPLMIGLAIRRFFPKVATVLARALKPLAGLFICVIVGFGVYANLYMLQLLDGMVLLSATCLVLLGYTFGGMAAAIMRQSWPDALTIAVETGIQNTGIAIFILRVTLEQPEADINTVVPVAVAIMTPVPLFILWVLQKCVLSRFGYCVVKNPEEKIVCPVACIENGLEPNNSASVEKLLPNNNDMTVNWQFSSISNAHIVQPKLRIEEIRGKRISIFDKEYKRQQSLIPRLEKIEVAYEGFDNETTTLVMNKGVSTPYNCAQHISEHLMKNSVVAEVNGEIWDLHRPIPSDCTLKLLSMKPEDQHQASLVNKTFWRSCSYLLGAVVEGSFQDDISVTLHSFPPANVRSGSFVYDVQLSLDDWVPSLNDFRQIAATFQKFVRQNHTFQRLDIDSSVALKMFEDNVFKADQIPHIATKSSSGNTVTVYRCGDHIDISRGPMIASTSLVGRCSIAAVHRLDSRIYRFQGVALPSEIYINHFAFGILETRARKLNPARTPELKSN from the exons ATGATGACCAA GTGCTTTAGAATGTGCCCGCTGTGGCCCTTGCATATTATCCTGCTCTACGTGCTGTGCGTGGCTCCGCTGTTGTTGATGGCTCAGCACATCCAAGTCGCTAAGCCGCAGCAACAACCCAAGCAGCTAAAAGTGGCCTTCGGACCGGAAATGAGCGAAAAGATCACCGAAGGCGAGACCAAGATGATTGAATTCCAGATTGCTAATATGGAGGATTTTGATGACAGAGGATCGCTGGAAGTTGAAGTGACAACTACCGATCCGCACATAGCCAGCGTCCAATACATGGGCGATTCCAAAGATTTCTCGCCCAATACCAATTGGACGGGTAGTTTCAATTTGACTGCCCGTTTTTTGGGCTACACTAAAGTCGTCGTCAGGCTGTGGGGAAACATTTCCATCGGCCGGGATGCTGGCAAAGATCTAATTGCGCAGTCGGAACCTGCCAAAGTGGCTGTCATACGCGCTGCCAGAGCCATTGACAAAGCCTTCATCTACACCATAGCCATTTTGGTATCGGTTGCCTTTATCAACATGGGCTGCATGCTGGACTTGGAGATTGTCAAGGCAACGTTGAAGAAACCGATTGGACCGGCCATTGGTTTTTGTTGTCAATACATCTTTATGCCCTTG TGTGCTTTCGGGTTGGCCAAACTCTTCTTAGCCAACAATGTTGCCCTCCAACTGGGCTTATTTGTCACCGGATGCAGCCCTGGAGGTGGAGGATCCAATTTGTGGACATACATCTTAGGTGGCAATCTCCATCTTAGCATCACCATGACGTTCCTTAGTACTCTGGCAGCCTTCG CTATGATGCCGTTCTGGACCATGACGCTTGGTCGTTTAATTTTCGCCGAGGGCCATATCGTTGTGCCTTACCGCAATATCGCTACGCTAGCTGGTGGACTAGTGGTTCCTTTAATG ATTGGACTGGCGATTCGCCGTTTCTTTCCCAAGGTCGCAACTGTTTTGGCTAGAGCATTGAAACCTCTTGCTGGACTTTTCATTTGTGTCATTGTCGGCTTTGGCGTTTATGCCAATTTATACATGCTTCAACTATTGGATGGCATG GTCCTATTGTCTGCGACATGTTTGGTTCTCCTTGGCTACACTTTTGGCGGAATGGCAGCCGCTATAATGCGTCAGTCGTGGCCTGATGCCCTGACGATTGCAGTCGAGACGGGTATTCAAAATACTGGAATCGCAATCTTCATTTTACGTGTTACTCTGGAACAGCCCGAAGCAGACATCAACACAGTGGTCCCAGTTGCCGTTGCCATTATGACTCCGGTTCCGTTGTTTATACTTTGGGTGCTGCAAAaatgcgtgctctcgcgtttCGGATACTGTGTGGTTAAGAATCCGGAGGAGAAGATTGTTTGCCCGGTCGCGTGCATCGAAAACGGACTCGAGCCAAACAATAGTGCCAGTGTTGAGAAACTTCTCCCGAATAACAACGATATGACCGTCAAC T GGCAATTCAGTTCAATTAGCAATGCTCACATTGTTCAACCAAAGCTACGAATCGAAGAAATTCGTGGGAAAcgtatttctatttttgataAGGAATATAAAAGGCAACAGTCATTAATTCCGCGTTTGGAGAAAATCGAAGTGGCCTATGAAGGATTTGATAATGAAACAACAACTCTGGTCATGAATAAAGGGGTGTCTACCCCTTACAATTGTGCTCAAC ATATAAGTGAACATCTCATGAAGAATTCCGTTGTTGCTGAAGTTAATGGAGAGATTTGGGACTTGCATCGTCCTATACCAAGTGACTGTACCCTTAAACTACTGAGCATGAAGCCAGAAGACCAACATCAAGCGTCACTAGTCAACAAAACATTCTGGAGAAGCTGCAGTTATCTTTTAGGTGCTGTTGTGGAAGGATCATTTCAAGATGACATTTCAGTTACCCTTCATAGTTTCCCACCAGCaaatg taaGAAGTGGGAGTTTTGTTTATGATGTTCAACTAAGTCTAGATGACTGGGTTCCTTCTCTA AACGATTTTCGACAAATTGCGGCCACCTTTCAGAAGTTCGTTCGGCAAAATCATACCTTCCAACGTTTGGATATTGATTCTTCCGTGGCgctaaaaatgtttgaagatAATGTTTTTAAAGCTGATCAAATTCCTCACATAGCCACAAAATCGAGTTCGGGTAATACTGTTACCGTTTACAGATGTG GTGATCACATTGATATCAGTCGAGGTCCCATGATTGCTTCGACCTCCTTAGTTGGCCGGTGTTCAATAGCAGCG GTTCACAGGCTAGATTCCAGAATTTACCGGTTTCAAGGAGTTGCCCTTCCCTCAGAAATCTAT ATCAATCATTTTGCATTTGGAATTCTTGAGACTCGTGCTAGAAAATTG AACCCTGCAAGAACTCCGGAGTTGAAATCTAATTGA
- the LOC124341387 gene encoding protein SYS1 homolog has product MSGSFRIAVWDPPLILSQIIAVQCIMYVSLGLWIIVLLNFLAGHPVSIDYIFKYQEVNVKDVSGRLVVACFLLNSLISATSLWAIVQRTKLCLDFSATAFFLHLVASLIYNSGWPYSASWWVLQFSCVTITCVLAEFLCMRSEMKSIPLGMSARVDL; this is encoded by the exons ATGAGTGGCTCCTTTAGAATAGCAGTATGGGATCCTCCTTTGATTCTATCACAAATCATCGCAGTGCAATGCATCATGTATGTCTCACTCGGATTATGGATTATAGTACTCTTGAATTTTCTTGCTGGACATCCTGTTTCAATTGATTACATATTTAAATATCAG GAAGTAAATGTCAAAGATGTCAGTGGACGTTTAGTTGTTGCTTGTTTCCTGTTGAACTCTCTAATAAG TGCTACATCTCTTTGGGCTATCGTCCAAAGAACAAAACTATGTTTGGATTTCAGTGCCACAGCATTCTTTTTGCATTTAGTTGCATCCCTCATTTATAACTCAGGATGGCCATATTCTGCTTCGTGGTGGGTCTTACAGTTTTCCTGTGTTACTATCACCTGTGTTCTAGCAGAGTTTCTCTGCATGCGTtcagaaatgaaatcaattccACTGGGGATGTCTGCAAGGGTAGATCTCTAA
- the LOC124341251 gene encoding general transcription factor IIE subunit 2-like encodes MDPALLREREAFRKKAFATPVVENKKKKETTEDETKKKPKPPPKSTAVAPRIDATNYKHMSGSSQYKFGVLAKIVKHLKTLHQDGGDHALSLEDILDETNQLDVGMKISQWLRTEALGSNPKIDVTSDGRYMFKPPYRIRDRKGLLKLLRQTDLKGFGGILLDDIQESLPNHEKVLKALEKDIVYITRPIDKKKILFYNDKTAHMPIDDEFQKLWRSVAVDGIDDNKIEEYLEKQGIRSMQDTSLKVMPGKLKRKAAPKKRTFKKPRDNEHLKEILEEYE; translated from the exons ATGGATCCTGCATTGCTACGTGAACGCGAGGCTTTCAGGAAAAAGGCTTTCGCTACGCCAGT AGttgagaacaaaaagaaaaaagaaacaactgaagatgagacaaaaaagaaacctaAACCACCTCCAAAATCCACTGCTGTGGCACCCAGAATTGATGCCACCAA ctACAAACACATGTCAGGTAGCTCACAATACAAATTTGGTGTATTGGCGAAAATTGTGAAGCATTTGAAGACATTGCATCAAGATGGAGGTGATCATGCTTTAAGTTTGGAGGATATTCTCGATGAAACTAATCAACTTGATGTTGGCATGAAAATTTCTCAG TGGTTGAGAACTGAAGCTTTGGGTAGCAACCCCAAAATTGATGTGACTTCTGATGGGAGATATATGTTCAAACCTCCTTACAGGATAAGGGATCGTAAAGGATTATTAAAGCTTCTGAGACAGACTGACTTAAAGGGCTTTGGAGGCATTCTTCTTGATGATATTCAAGAATCCTTACCAAATcatgaaaaagttttgaaa GCACTCGAAAAGGATATAGTCTATATCACCCGACCGattgacaaaaagaaaatactatTTTACAATGACAAGACTGCGCATATGCCGATTGACGATGAGTTTCAAAAGCTTTGGCGCTCGGTTGCTGTTGACGGAATCGACGACAATAAGATTGAAGAGTATTTGGAGAAGCAAGGTATTCGTTCGATGCAGGACACAAGCCTCAAAGTCATGCCTGGGAAGCTCAAACGGAAAGCTGCACCGAAAAAGCGGACTTTCAAGAAACCTCGTGATAATGAGCATCTTAAAGAGATTTTGGAAGAATATGAATGA